A single genomic interval of Bradyrhizobium sp. AZCC 1693 harbors:
- a CDS encoding IlvD/Edd family dehydratase, giving the protein MKKTDNKAPTNGKGRRLRSLEWFDNPHNPGMTALYLERYLNYGLTREELQSGKPIIGIAQTGNDLSPCNRHHLELAHRVREGIRAAGGIAMEFPTHPIQETGKRPTAALDRNLAYLGLVEILFGYPLDGVVLTTGCDKTTPACLMAAATVNLPAIVLSGGPMLNGWFNGERTGSGTIVWKQRERLAAGEIDYNEFIEIVASSAPSVGHCNTMGTASTMNSLAEALGMSLPGCAAIPAPYRERGQIAYETGKRIVEMVWEDLKPSDILTRKAFENCIAVNSAIGGSTNAPIHINALARHIGVELSIDDWQKHGHDIPLLVNMQPAGFYLGEEYHRAGGVPAVVRELMAHKRIHEDAVTVNGRTMGENCREAPKPDGDVIWSYDKPLVKDAGFLVLRGNLFDSAIMKTSVISKEFRDRYLINPKDPNAFEGRAIVFEGPEDYHHRIDDPSLNIDEHCVLFIRGAGPIGYPGGAEVVNMQPPAALIKRGILSLPCIGDGRQSGTSGSPSILNASPEAAADGGLAILRTGDKVRIDLNKGDANILITSDELKKRRAELKDKGGFPYPANQTPWQEVYRSTVGQQATGACMELATRYQNIAGTVGVARDNH; this is encoded by the coding sequence ATGAAAAAAACCGACAACAAGGCGCCCACCAATGGCAAGGGCCGAAGGCTACGCTCCCTCGAGTGGTTCGATAACCCGCATAATCCGGGAATGACGGCGCTCTATCTCGAGCGCTACCTCAACTACGGCCTGACCCGGGAGGAATTGCAGTCCGGCAAGCCGATCATCGGCATCGCCCAGACCGGCAACGACCTCTCGCCGTGCAACCGGCACCATCTCGAACTGGCGCACCGGGTGCGCGAGGGTATCCGCGCGGCCGGCGGCATCGCGATGGAATTTCCGACGCATCCGATCCAGGAAACCGGTAAGCGGCCGACCGCGGCGCTCGATCGCAACCTCGCCTATCTCGGCCTGGTCGAAATCCTGTTCGGCTATCCGCTCGATGGCGTGGTGCTGACCACCGGCTGCGACAAGACCACGCCGGCCTGCCTGATGGCGGCGGCAACCGTCAATCTGCCCGCGATCGTGCTTTCCGGCGGTCCGATGCTGAACGGCTGGTTCAACGGCGAGCGCACCGGCTCCGGCACCATCGTCTGGAAGCAACGCGAACGGCTTGCCGCCGGCGAGATTGACTACAACGAGTTCATCGAAATCGTGGCGTCCTCGGCCCCCTCGGTCGGCCACTGCAACACGATGGGCACCGCCTCGACCATGAACTCGCTTGCCGAAGCGCTCGGCATGTCGCTGCCAGGATGCGCGGCGATCCCCGCGCCCTACCGCGAACGCGGCCAGATCGCCTATGAAACGGGAAAGCGCATCGTCGAGATGGTCTGGGAGGATCTCAAGCCCTCCGACATCCTGACCCGCAAGGCGTTCGAGAACTGCATCGCAGTGAATTCGGCGATCGGCGGCTCGACCAACGCCCCGATCCACATCAACGCGTTGGCGCGGCACATCGGCGTCGAGCTGTCGATCGACGACTGGCAGAAGCACGGCCATGACATCCCGCTCCTGGTCAACATGCAGCCGGCCGGCTTCTATCTTGGTGAGGAATATCATCGCGCCGGCGGCGTGCCGGCGGTGGTGCGTGAATTGATGGCGCACAAGCGCATCCACGAGGATGCTGTCACCGTCAACGGCCGCACCATGGGCGAGAACTGCCGCGAGGCACCCAAGCCCGACGGCGACGTGATCTGGAGCTACGACAAGCCGCTGGTAAAGGATGCGGGTTTCCTGGTGCTGCGCGGCAACCTGTTCGATTCCGCGATCATGAAGACCAGCGTGATCTCGAAGGAATTCCGCGACCGCTATTTGATCAACCCCAAAGACCCGAATGCGTTCGAAGGCCGCGCCATCGTGTTCGAAGGGCCTGAGGATTATCACCACCGCATCGACGATCCCTCGCTCAACATCGACGAGCACTGCGTGCTGTTCATCCGCGGCGCCGGGCCGATCGGCTATCCCGGCGGTGCCGAGGTCGTGAACATGCAGCCGCCGGCGGCGCTGATCAAACGCGGCATCCTGTCCCTGCCCTGCATCGGCGACGGAAGGCAGTCCGGCACCTCAGGCTCGCCGTCGATCCTCAACGCCTCGCCGGAAGCCGCCGCGGACGGCGGGCTTGCGATCTTGCGGACCGGCGACAAGGTTCGCATCGACCTCAACAAAGGCGACGCCAACATCCTGATCACGAGCGATGAACTGAAGAAGCGTCGCGCCGAGCTGAAGGACAAGGGCGGCTTCCCCTACCCGGCCAACCAGACGCCGTGGCAGGAGGTCTATCGCTCGACCGTCGGCCAGCAGGCCACCGGCGCCTGCATGGAACTCGCCACGCGCTATCAAAATATTGCCGGCACGGTCGGCGTGGCGCGGGATAATCACTAG
- a CDS encoding LacI family DNA-binding transcriptional regulator — MGRKQTKSGKIRLTEVAKLAGVSPITASRFFRNPEALSVNKRERVDSAVKELGYVPNLAARALASHRTEVIGVVIPSLTNNVFADVLRGIYDSSEGSRYTIQLANTRYSILQEEKLLRLFRAQKPAGLIVTGINQTADSRAILESMNCPITQIMEIGDSPVDMMVGFSHYDAAFAAISHILEQRYRRIGFLGARMDPRVQRRFEGYRDAMKAASLFDPTLVVTTSVPTTVTLGGTLFADLLAQTPDIDAVFCVNDDLALGVLFECQRRQISVPRDLAIVGFNDLEFTASAVPSLSSVRTNRYEMGRHAVSMVIDAIEGRRPKEPVIDLGFQLMVRESSMPSST; from the coding sequence ATGGGACGAAAACAGACAAAGTCTGGCAAAATCCGCCTCACCGAGGTCGCCAAGCTTGCTGGCGTCAGCCCAATCACGGCATCGCGTTTTTTCAGGAACCCCGAAGCGCTATCGGTGAACAAGCGGGAACGCGTCGACAGCGCCGTGAAGGAACTGGGTTACGTCCCCAATCTCGCCGCGCGTGCGCTGGCCTCGCACCGTACCGAAGTCATCGGCGTCGTGATCCCTTCCCTCACCAACAACGTATTCGCCGATGTGTTGCGCGGCATCTACGATTCTTCCGAAGGTAGCCGCTACACCATTCAGCTTGCCAATACCCGCTACAGCATTCTGCAGGAGGAAAAGCTGCTGCGCCTGTTCCGGGCGCAGAAGCCCGCGGGATTGATCGTCACCGGCATCAACCAGACCGCGGATTCGCGCGCGATCCTGGAATCCATGAATTGCCCGATCACGCAGATCATGGAGATCGGCGACAGTCCAGTGGACATGATGGTCGGCTTCTCGCATTACGACGCAGCTTTTGCGGCAATTTCGCACATCCTGGAGCAACGATACCGCCGCATCGGATTCCTCGGCGCGCGAATGGACCCTCGCGTGCAGCGGCGGTTCGAAGGGTATCGGGATGCCATGAAGGCGGCCTCGCTGTTCGATCCGACGCTCGTCGTCACGACTTCCGTGCCGACCACCGTCACGCTTGGCGGCACGCTGTTCGCCGACCTCCTTGCGCAGACGCCCGACATCGACGCCGTTTTCTGCGTGAACGACGACCTTGCGCTCGGTGTCCTGTTCGAATGCCAGCGCCGGCAGATTTCGGTTCCCCGCGACTTGGCCATTGTCGGTTTCAACGATCTGGAATTCACCGCCTCTGCGGTCCCCTCGCTTTCCAGCGTGCGCACCAATCGCTACGAAATGGGCCGGCACGCCGTCAGCATGGTGATCGACGCGATCGAGGGCCGCCGCCCGAAGGAGCCGGTTATCGACCTTGGCTTTCAGTTGATGGTCCGCGAAAGCTCGATGCCTTCAAGCACCTGA